A portion of the bacterium genome contains these proteins:
- a CDS encoding CotH kinase family protein, translating into MGFDTQAGRPVIQFLDGEYWGLANLRDEYSRFYYERVYGIPESEVVLLENNGEVDDGPADANLPYFALRDYVAAHDMNNAAAFAHADSLMDMANYIAWCTAEIYAANTDWPDNNVVMWRRNTAGTVAGAPYGHDGKWRWSLKDMDACFHWADYDALFGATQATDVPAWSTELLRGLLENDGFRSDFINAMAAHLNTTFRPSHLVPIIDGYADQYEPAIPTWYARWDVDQDWAQWVSWLREFTDNRPPYVRQHYQAMFGLPGTGTVVVHVSDPARGSVAMGGVVIDANTAGLPVPGSPFPFTGTWFRGNPVTITALPEPGSVFVRWLETDETTPATSVMPSGGTITRTAVFAAAAGAAGAPGALPAATPRLVAAPNPFNPRTELRFEMASGGFATLEMFDIAGRRVRVLAAGALAAGPQAWTWDGCDDAGRSLPSGTYLGRLRTPGGAATVKVQLVR; encoded by the coding sequence ATGGGTTTCGACACGCAGGCCGGACGCCCGGTGATCCAGTTCCTGGACGGCGAGTACTGGGGCCTGGCGAACCTGCGCGACGAGTACAGCCGCTTCTACTACGAGCGGGTCTACGGCATTCCCGAATCCGAAGTGGTGCTTCTGGAGAACAACGGCGAGGTCGACGATGGGCCCGCCGACGCCAACCTGCCGTATTTCGCTTTGCGCGACTACGTAGCCGCGCACGACATGAACAACGCCGCCGCGTTCGCGCACGCCGACTCGCTGATGGACATGGCCAACTACATCGCCTGGTGCACGGCCGAGATCTACGCCGCCAACACCGACTGGCCGGACAACAACGTCGTGATGTGGCGCCGGAATACCGCCGGCACCGTGGCCGGCGCGCCGTACGGCCACGACGGCAAGTGGCGCTGGTCCCTGAAGGACATGGACGCCTGCTTCCACTGGGCCGACTACGACGCCCTGTTCGGCGCCACCCAGGCCACCGATGTGCCGGCCTGGTCGACCGAACTGCTGCGCGGCCTGCTGGAGAACGACGGCTTCCGGAGCGACTTCATCAATGCGATGGCCGCCCACCTGAACACGACGTTCCGCCCATCGCATCTCGTGCCCATCATCGACGGCTATGCCGACCAGTACGAGCCGGCCATTCCCACCTGGTATGCGCGCTGGGACGTGGACCAGGACTGGGCGCAGTGGGTCAGCTGGCTGCGCGAGTTCACGGACAATCGTCCGCCCTACGTGCGCCAGCACTACCAGGCGATGTTCGGCCTGCCGGGCACCGGCACGGTCGTGGTGCATGTGAGCGACCCGGCACGTGGCAGCGTGGCGATGGGTGGCGTCGTGATCGACGCCAACACGGCGGGCCTCCCGGTGCCGGGCTCGCCTTTCCCCTTCACCGGTACCTGGTTCCGCGGCAACCCGGTCACGATCACGGCGCTGCCTGAGCCCGGCTCGGTCTTCGTGCGCTGGCTGGAGACGGACGAGACGACACCCGCAACCTCGGTGATGCCTTCCGGCGGAACAATCACGCGCACGGCCGTCTTCGCCGCGGCCGCCGGCGCTGCGGGCGCTCCCGGGGCACTTCCGGCGGCGACCCCGCGCCTGGTCGCGGCGCCGAACCCGTTCAATCCGCGCACCGAACTGCGCTTCGAGATGGCGTCGGGCGGCTTCGCCACGCTGGAGATGTTCGACATCGCGGGGCGTCGCGTGCGCGTACTGGCCGCCGGTGCATTGGCGGCCGGGCCCCAGGCCTGGACCTGGGACGGCTGCGACGACGCGGGGCGCTCGCTGCCGAGCGGCACCTACCTGGGACGTCTGCGGACGCCTGGGGGCGCGGCGACGGTGAAGGTGCAGCTGGTGCGATAA
- a CDS encoding lamin tail domain-containing protein, translated as MRAFAKRLLTFLLLSFASTAAAQTVFINEYMSSNTATRVDVDGAYSDWIELYNPGAATVNLTGCWLSDDAAVPLKWQFPQGSVPAHGWLLVWASDKNGVRGGGQLHTNFKLGASGEPVLLTAANGVTLLDQAPAMALTADRSYARQPDGGATWSIYPVATPGAANGLPTGTVPAPLFSRPAGFRAASFSLSMACLDQAAQIRYTLDGSVPTATSPLYTAPFTVDDRADDPNFFSLIPTNFIASGHEAWRPPAGNIDKITVVRARAFRSGLEPSAVVTQSFIVGAEVASRCFFPVISLATDPANLFDDATGIYVPGNLWDPDIAWSGNYFESGSAWERPVHVELFDASGGLVLSQDAGARISGSWTVRLPQKSLKLYADAEYGDTDFSTQLFPDLPYSAWARFRLRSSGDD; from the coding sequence ATGCGCGCCTTTGCCAAACGCCTTCTGACCTTCCTGCTGCTCTCCTTCGCTTCGACGGCTGCGGCCCAGACCGTGTTCATCAACGAGTACATGAGTTCGAACACGGCCACGCGGGTCGATGTGGACGGAGCCTACTCCGACTGGATCGAGCTCTACAATCCCGGGGCCGCGACCGTGAACCTCACCGGTTGCTGGTTGAGCGATGACGCCGCGGTGCCCCTCAAATGGCAGTTCCCCCAGGGATCGGTGCCGGCCCACGGCTGGCTGCTGGTCTGGGCCTCGGACAAGAACGGCGTGCGCGGCGGCGGCCAGCTGCATACCAACTTCAAACTGGGCGCCTCGGGGGAGCCCGTGCTCCTGACGGCGGCCAACGGCGTGACACTGCTGGACCAGGCGCCGGCCATGGCGCTGACTGCCGACCGCTCGTATGCGCGCCAGCCCGACGGCGGCGCCACGTGGTCGATCTACCCGGTGGCCACTCCGGGCGCCGCCAACGGCTTGCCCACGGGCACGGTGCCTGCGCCGCTGTTCTCGAGGCCGGCCGGCTTCCGCGCCGCGTCCTTCAGCCTTTCCATGGCCTGCCTGGACCAGGCCGCGCAGATCCGCTACACGCTCGACGGCAGCGTACCGACGGCGACATCGCCGCTCTACACCGCGCCCTTCACCGTCGACGATCGCGCGGACGACCCGAACTTCTTCTCGCTGATCCCCACGAACTTCATCGCGAGCGGACACGAAGCGTGGCGACCGCCGGCGGGCAACATCGACAAGATCACGGTGGTGCGGGCGCGCGCGTTCCGCAGCGGCCTGGAACCGAGCGCCGTCGTCACACAATCCTTCATCGTCGGGGCGGAGGTGGCCTCGCGCTGTTTCTTCCCCGTCATCTCGCTGGCGACCGATCCGGCGAACCTGTTCGACGACGCGACCGGCATCTATGTGCCGGGCAACCTCTGGGATCCGGACATCGCCTGGAGCGGGAACTACTTCGAGAGCGGCTCAGCCTGGGAACGGCCGGTGCATGTGGAGTTGTTCGACGCGAGCGGCGGCCTGGTGCTTTCGCAGGACGCCGGCGCACGCATCAGCGGCAGCTGGACGGTGCGCCTGCCGCAGAAGTCGCTCAAACTGTACGCCGACGCCGAATACGGTGATACCGACTTCAGCACCCAGTTGTTCCCGGACCTGCCCTACTCCGCCTGGGCACGATTCCGCCTGCGCAGCTCCGGCGACGACTAA